A window of Panthera leo isolate Ple1 chromosome D2, P.leo_Ple1_pat1.1, whole genome shotgun sequence contains these coding sequences:
- the LOC122201978 gene encoding pulmonary surfactant-associated protein A-like: MGGTTATEAMLLSSLVLTLALLMASGMEYKVKEVCIGNPGIPGTPGSHGLPGRDGRDGIKGDPGPPGPMGPPGGTPAYSGPNGLTGAPGVAGERGVQGEPGERGPPGLPASLDEELQTTLRDLRHQIQQAMGVLSLQESMLVVGEKVFSTNGQSVNFDVIRESCARAGGRIAVPTSPEENEAIASIVRKHNTYAYLGLEEGPSPGDFCYLDGAPVNYTNWYPGEPRGGGKEKCVEMYTDGQWNNKNCLQYRLAICEF; the protein is encoded by the exons ATGG GAGGAACCACTGCAACAGAAGCCATGTTGCTGTCCTCTTTGGTCCTTACTTTGGCCTTGCTGATGGCTTCCGGCATGGAGTACAAGGTGAAGGAGGTCTGTATCGGAAATCCTGGCATCCCTGGCACTCCTGGATCCCACGGCCTGCCGGGCAGAGATGGGAGAGACGGCATCAAAGGAGACCCTGGGCCTCCAG gCCCGATGGGCCCGCCTGGAGGAACACCAGCCTACTCCGGGCCTAATGGGCTGACGGGAGCCCCTGGCGTCGCTGGAGAGCGTGGAGTACAGGGGGAGCCTGGCGAGAGAGGCCCTCCAG GGCTTCCAGCTTCTCTAGATGAGGAGCTCCAAACCACACTCCGTGACTTGAGACATCAGATCCAGCAGGCCATGGGAG TCCTAAGTTTGCAGGAGTCCATGCTGGTAGTGGGAGAAAAGGTCTTCTCCACCAATGGGCAGTCGGTTAATTTTGATGTCATTAGAGAGTCATGTGCCAGAGCAGGTGGCCGCATTGCTGTCCCCACGAGCCCAGAAGAGAACGAAGCCATCGCCAGCATCGTGAGGAAGCACAACACTTACGCCTACCTGGGCCTGGAGGAGGGCCCCAGCCCTGGAGACTTCTGCTACCTGGATGGGGCCCCCGTGAATTACACCAACTGGTACCCAGGGgagcccaggggtgggggcaaagagaaGTGCGTGGAGATGTACACAGACGGGCAGTGGAATAACAAAAACTGCCTGCAGTACCGCCTGGCCATCTGTGAGTTTTGA